The following are encoded in a window of Haloarcula hispanica ATCC 33960 genomic DNA:
- a CDS encoding EthD domain-containing protein, whose amino-acid sequence MVKIVDLLVRRDSYTHEEFADRWQGDHSELAKDLPGLQRYVTSVPTDPERAAYDGVLELYFEDMDALSEAFDSDLAETVQADAAEFIDLEAGPRMIVEETVQLDERDD is encoded by the coding sequence ATGGTGAAAATCGTCGATCTGCTCGTCCGGAGAGATAGCTACACCCACGAGGAGTTCGCTGACCGATGGCAGGGCGACCACTCGGAGCTGGCGAAGGACCTGCCGGGACTGCAACGCTACGTGACGTCTGTGCCGACAGACCCGGAGCGTGCAGCCTACGACGGCGTGCTTGAGCTCTATTTCGAGGACATGGACGCACTCAGCGAGGCGTTTGATTCCGACCTCGCCGAGACGGTCCAGGCTGACGCGGCTGAGTTTATCGACCTGGAGGCCGGCCCCCGAATGATTGTCGAGGAAACGGTCCAGCTCGACGAAAGAGACGACTGA